A genomic segment from Andrena cerasifolii isolate SP2316 chromosome 7, iyAndCera1_principal, whole genome shotgun sequence encodes:
- the Mrpl4 gene encoding mitochondrial ribosomal protein L4, with protein MSMILRNVATRLQTCSYQALRYCTAVVNEQTSSEEVAPIISKRSYADEKFFYQKPREVWLENLDTVESKKVGLVTLHPDVYGASPRIDIIHQNVRWQQLYRFVSYAHTKTRAEVRGGGKKPWAQKGLGRARHGSIRSPLWRGGGIAHGPRSPTPHFYMLPFYTRVAGLTSALSIKLAQDDLYIITDLELPSSDPAYMEELIEARYWGPSVLFVDTDDIMPLNITKATDLMKHVNLMPAYGLNVYSMLKHNTLVLTERAARLIEEKILYQLHRPDNTLLSQKFKLNQ; from the exons ATGTCGATGATTCTTAGAAACGTTGCCACAAGACTACAGACATGCTCGTACCAGGCGCTAAGGTACTGCACGGCAGTCGTGAATGAACAGACAAGTAGCGAAGAAGTCGCACCAATTATTTCTAAGAGAAGTTACGCGGACGAGAAGTTCTTTTACCAAAAGCCGCGGGAAGTATGGCTAGAAAACCTAGACACAGTTGAAAGCAAGAAGGTAGGGCTCGTGACCCTGCATCCTGACGTTTACGGAGCATCCCCACGGATAGATATTATTCATCAGAATGTTCGGTGGCAACAGTTGTACCGTTTTGTG TCCTACGCACATACGAAAACCCGTGCGGAAGTGAGGGGCGGTGGCAAAAAGCCTTGGGCGCAGAAGGGTCTAGGGCGTGCGCGTCATGGAAGTATACGGTCACCGCTATGGAGGGGAGGCGGTATCGCGCATGGTCCCAGATCGCCTACTCCTCATTTCTACATGCTTCCCTTCTATACCCGGGTCGCAGGCCTTACATCTGCGCTGTCTATAAAACTTGCACAGGATGATCTATATATTATTACCGACTTGGAGCTCCCATCATCAGATCCTGCTTATATGGAAGAATTAATCGAAGCCAGATATTGGGGTCCCTCTGTACTTTTTGTCGATACCGATGATATTATGCCCTTGAACATAACAAAGGCTACAGACCTGATGAAGCACGTAAATTTAATGCCTGCGTATG GTCTAAATGTATATAGTATGTTAAAGCATAATACTTTAGTTCTAACCGAAAGAGCCGCACGTTTGATCGAAGAGAAGATATTGTATCAGTTACATAGACCAGATAACACGTTATTGTCACAGAAATTTAAACTTAATCAGTAG
- the LOC143371388 gene encoding DNA replication complex GINS protein PSF1, protein MYGRKAVKLITELDLCSALQPFNEVAVKEVLEEMHSLYDANMLDSNAIRNDDNMALLPSIQLRHVALNRNKRCVLAYIYNRMRMLRDLRWELGSILPPEVNSNLLNAEVQWFQSYNKSLATYMRSLGEDQGFNLTLNMLPPKAPYVEVKCVKDFGKLELEDGQVILLKKNTYHLLPRAVCEPLIRQGILEHNRT, encoded by the exons ATGTATGGAAGGAAAGCTGTCAAGCTTATAACAGAGTTAGATCTATGCAGTGCTTTACAGCCTTTCAAT GAGGTAGCAGTTAAGGAAGTTCTGGAGGAAATGCATTCCCTCTATGATGCAAATATGTTGGATAG CAATGCCATTCGAAATGACGACAACATGGCACTATTGCCGTCTATTCAGCTGAGGCACGTAGCTTTAAACAGGAACAAGAGGTGTGTCTTGGCATACATATATAACAGAATGAGAATGTTAAGAGACTTGCGATGGGAACTGGGAAGTATTCTACCACCAGAAGTAAATTCCAACCTGCTAAATGCAGAAGTTCAGTGGTTCCAGTCATATAACAAATCTTTAGCTACTTACATGAGGTCATTAGGGGAAGATCAGGGATTCAATTTAACCCTCAATATGTTGCCTCCCAAAGCTCCTTACGTAGAG GTAAAATGTGTAAAGGATTTTGGAAAGCTGGAGCTTGAAGATGGGCAAGTTATTctgctaaaaaaaaatacgtaccaCTTGTTGCCAAGAGCTGTGTGCGAGCCTCTTATACGACAAGGTATACTCGAACACAACAGGACGTAA
- the Cact gene encoding NF-kappa-B inhibitor cactus, giving the protein MWHPSRKTPMERNVPECCSEGKGEEHRDTGHADSGFLSSGNLQLTSELCDTELPNVDDPTAVPVAPEPMRADSGVDLGLSESLSQLTLKQVTLNPLASGKVQAEPTVELAPVSCHKIEQQQETTFRHCESQRSPEKQLNEEPWQLYYTQDDDGDTQLHIAIVQGFLEAAFSLIRMAPHPCLFNILNDDGQSPLHLAVLTRQPRIVRRLILAGASPALRNFRGNTALHLTCATGDLASARALTDPLSPVERNYLMPGKKIPALPQNLEQRNYDGEMCLHIAAASGQVELVRLLLRLGADLEAKEALAGKTALHLAVERGCRPVVAFLLQECRPCLDTPTYAGITAYQIAICLDSQLARELVRLGATPEPLPESDSDTSDEDDSPAINYLPAIARLRQNVVGVRV; this is encoded by the exons ATGTGGCATCCGTCGAGAAAGACACCGATGGAGAGGAATGTTCCAGAGTGCTGCAGCGAGGGGAAAGGCGAGGAGCATCGGGACACGGGCCACGCAGACTCCGGCTTCCTATCCAGCGGGAACCTTCAGCTCACCTCTGAATTGTGCGACACCGAATTGCCGAATGTCGACGATCCGACAGCCGTGCCCGTAGCACCGGAACCAATGAGAGCGGACAGCGGCGTGGACCTCGGGCTCAGCGAGAGCCTGAGCCAGCTCACGTTGAAGCAAGTCACATTGAATCCTCTGGCGAGCGGCAAGGTTCAGGCCGAGCCCACCGTGGAGCTCGCTCCCGTCAGCTGCCACAAGATCGAGCAGCAACAGGAGACGACGTTCCGACACTGCGAATCCCAACGATCGCCGGAGAAACAGCTGAATGAGGAGCCTTGGCAGCTCTACTACACgcaggacgacgacggcgacac GCAACTGCACATAGCGATAGTTCAAGGCTTCCTGGAGGCTGCGTTCAGCTTGATAAGAATGGCACCGCACCCGTGCCTCTTCAACATCCTGAACGACGACGGCCAGTCCCCCCTGCACCTGGCCGTACTGACGCGACAGCCGAGGATAGTCAGGCGGCTGATCCTGGCAGGTGCCAGTCCAGCATTGAGAAATTTCCGTGGAAACACCGCGCTTCACCTGACGTGCGCCACCGGCGATCTGGCCTCGGCCAGGGCCCTCACCGATCCTCTGTCACCCGTCGAGAGGAATTACCTGATGCCCGGCAAGAAGATACCTGCCCTGCCGCAGAATCTCGAGCAACGGAATTACGACG GGGAGATGTGCCTGCACATAGCGGCGGCTTCCGGCCAGGTGGAGCTTGTGCGGCTCCTGCTGCGCCTCGGCGCCGACCTCGAGGCCAAGGAAGCGCTGGCGGGAAAAACGGCCCTTCACCTGGCCGTGGAACGTGGGTGCCGGCCGGTTGTCGCGTTCCTCCTCCAAGAATGCAGGCCGTGCCTGGACACGCCGACGTACGCGGGCATCACCGCCTACcagatagccatctgcctggaTAGTCAGCTGGCCAGGGAGCTGGTGAGACTGGGCGCCACCCCGGAGCCGCTCCCCGAGTCCGACTCCGACACCAGCGACGAAGACGACAGCCCGGCGATCAACTACCTGCCAGCGATCGCGAGACTCAGGCAGAACGTCGTCGGCGTCAGAGTGTAA